In the genome of Phacochoerus africanus isolate WHEZ1 chromosome 10, ROS_Pafr_v1, whole genome shotgun sequence, one region contains:
- the KIAA0232 gene encoding uncharacterized protein KIAA0232 homolog isoform X4, with amino-acid sequence MRPLGAAVDGSPSASSPSSYPGPVSVSEMSLLHALGPVQTWLGQELEKCGIDAMIYTRYVLSLLLHDSYDYDLQEQENDIFLGWEKGACKKWGKSKRKCSDLTLEEMKKQAAVQCLRSASDESSGIETLVEELCSRLKDLQSKQEEKIHKKFEGSPSPEAELSPAAKDQVEIFLY; translated from the exons ATGCGCCCTCTCGGTGCCGCTGTGGACGGTTCGCCATCTGCAAGCTCCCCAAGCTCTTACCCAGGCCCTGTATCTGTGTCTGAAATGTCTCTGCTTCATGCTTTGGGTCCAGTGCAGACCTGGCTGGGACAAGAGCTAGAGAAGTGTGGCATCGATGCCATGATTTATACTCGCTACGTCCTCAGTCTCCTGCTGCATGACAGCTATGACTACGACCTGCAGGAACAG GAGAATGACATCTTCCTGGGCTGGGAAAAAGGAGCATGTAAGAAGTGGGGAAAGAGTAAGAGAAAGTGCTCAGATCTGActctagaagaaatgaaaaaacaggcTGCTGTGCAGTGTCTTCGATCTGCTTCTGATGAA AGCTCGGGTATTGAGACTTTGGTGGAGGAGCTTTGCTCCCGGCTGAAAGACCTCCAGAGCAAGCAAG AGGAGAAGATTCACAAAAAGTTCGAGGGGTCTCCCTCTCCAGAGGCAGAACTGTCCCCTGCAGCAAAGGATCAAGTGGAAAT
- the KIAA0232 gene encoding uncharacterized protein KIAA0232 homolog isoform X2 yields MRPLGAAVDGSPSASSPSSYPGPVSVSEMSLLHALGPVQTWLGQELEKCGIDAMIYTRYVLSLLLHDSYDYDLQEQENDIFLGWEKGACKKWGKSKRKCSDLTLEEMKKQAAVQCLRSASDESSGIETLVEELCSRLKDLQSKQEEKIHKKFEGSPSPEAELSPAAKDQVEMYYEAFPPLSEKPVCLQEIMTVWNKSAVCSYSSSSSSSTAPPASTDTSSPKDCPSEGEATKERSSEIPSSVHEKTQSKGPNEKENRVRNGPGEDKPALYKKQIRQKPEGKLRPRSWSSGSSEAGSSSSGNQGEAKSSMKCVKVRHKTREIRNKKGRSGHSRLSLKHGDKADRSVHAGGGGSIKQLCKRGKRPLKELGRKEPGSAEARDLPAESRNDREYKEEPLWYTEPIAEYFVPLSRKSKLETTYRNRQDTSDLASEAVEELSESVHGLCISNNNIHKTYLAAGTFIDGHFVEMPAVINEDIDLTGTSFCSLPEDSGYLDDIHLSELTHFYEVDIDQSMLDPGASETMQGESRILNMIRQKSKEKADFEAECCIVLDGMELQGERAIWTDSTSSVGAEGLFLQDLGSLAQFWECCSSSSGDADGESVGGDSPVRLSPTLDSTALHPHLLAGNQELFSDINEGSGINSCFSVFEVQCSNSVLPFSFETLNLGNENTDSSANMLGKTQSRLLIWTKNSAFEENEHCSNLSTRTCSPWSHSEETRSDNETLNIQFEESTQFNAEDINYVVPRVSSNYVDEELLDFLQDETCQQNSRTLGEIPTLVFQKKSKLESVCGIQLEQKTEHKAFETTQACRESSPLGDGYSSGVIKDIWTKMADRDSVAMVEIERIDDELFPTDVNNYCCCLDAEAKVEPLQEPHKAVQRSEYHLWEGQKENLEKRAFVSGELSKVDGGDYTTPSKPWDVAQDKENSFILGGVYGELKTFSSDGEWAVVPPSHTKGSLLQCAASDVVTIAGTDVFMTPGNSFAPGHRQLWKPFVSFEQNDQPKGGENGLNKGFSFIFHEDLLGACGNFQVEDPGLEYSFSSFDLSNPFSQVLHVECSFEPEGIASFSPSFKPKSILCSDSDSEVFHPRICGVDRTQYRAIRISPRTHFRPISASELSPGGGSESEFESEKDEANIPIPSQVDAFEDPQADLKPLEEDAEKEGHYYGKSELESGKFLPRLKKSGMEKSAQTSLDSQEESAGILPVGKQSQCLECSMNESLEIDLESSEANCKMMAQCEEELNHFCSCKAGCQFPAYEDNPVSSGQLEEFPVLNTDVQGMNRSQEKQTWWEKALYSPLFPAAECEGVFCL; encoded by the exons ATGCGCCCTCTCGGTGCCGCTGTGGACGGTTCGCCATCTGCAAGCTCCCCAAGCTCTTACCCAGGCCCTGTATCTGTGTCTGAAATGTCTCTGCTTCATGCTTTGGGTCCAGTGCAGACCTGGCTGGGACAAGAGCTAGAGAAGTGTGGCATCGATGCCATGATTTATACTCGCTACGTCCTCAGTCTCCTGCTGCATGACAGCTATGACTACGACCTGCAGGAACAG GAGAATGACATCTTCCTGGGCTGGGAAAAAGGAGCATGTAAGAAGTGGGGAAAGAGTAAGAGAAAGTGCTCAGATCTGActctagaagaaatgaaaaaacaggcTGCTGTGCAGTGTCTTCGATCTGCTTCTGATGAA AGCTCGGGTATTGAGACTTTGGTGGAGGAGCTTTGCTCCCGGCTGAAAGACCTCCAGAGCAAGCAAG AGGAGAAGATTCACAAAAAGTTCGAGGGGTCTCCCTCTCCAGAGGCAGAACTGTCCCCTGCAGCAAAGGATCAAGTGGAAAT GTACTATGAGGCGTTCCCGCCGCTTTCGGAGAAACCCGTCTGCCTGCAGGAGATCATGACCGTGTGGAACAAGTCTGCGGTCTGTTCCTACTCCAGCTCCTCCTCGTCGTCCACAGCCCCACCAGCCAGCACAGACACGTCCTCCCCCAAGGACTGCCCCAGCGAAGGCGAGGCCACCAAGGAGAGAAGCAGCGAAATCCCCAGCAGCGTGCACGAGAAGACCCAGAGCAAGGGGCCGAACGAGAAGGAGAACAGGGTGAGAAACGGCCCAGGCGAAGACAAGCCGGCTCTGTACAAAAAGCAGATCCGACAGAAGCCCGAAGGGAAGCTGCGCCCTCGCTCCTGGTCTTCCGGCTCTAGTGAGGCAGGCTCGAGTTCCAGCGGGAATCAGGGAGAGGCAAAATCGTCCATGAAGTGTGTGAAAGTAAGACACAAGACACGAGAAATCCGAAACAAAAAGGGACGGAGTGGGCACAGCAGGCTCTCCTTGAAGCATGGCGACAAGGCGGACAGAAGCGTGCACGCTGGTGGCGGCGGGTCCATCAAACAGCTGTGCAAGCGGGGCAAGCGCCCGCTGAaggagctggggaggaaggagcCCGGCAGCGCGGAAGCCAGGGACCTGCCCGCGGAGAGCAGGAACGACCGCGAGTATAAAGAGGAGCCGCTGTGGTACACGGAACCCATCGCCGAGTATTTCGTTCCTTTGAGCAGAAAAAGCAAACTGGAGACCACATACCGAAACAGACAAGACACGAGTGATCTGGCCTCAGAGGCAGTGGAAGAATTGTCGGAGTCAGTGCATGGTCTTTGCATCAGCAACAATAATATTCATAAAACATACCTCGCAGCAGGTACTTTCATTGATGGTCATTTTGTAGAAATGCCTGCAGTTATCAATGAGGACATTGACCTCACGGGGACCTCATTCTGTTCTCTTCCGGAGGACAGCGGATACCTGGATGATATTCATCTCTCGGAATTAACACACTTCTATGAAGTGGATATTGATCAATCCATGTTGGATCCTGGTGCCTCAGAAACAATGCAAGGAGAAAGTCGGATTTTGAACATGATTcgacaaaaaagcaaagagaaagcagATTTTGAGGCAGAATGTTGCATAGTGTTAGATGGAATGGAGTTGCAAGGGGAACGTGCAATATGGACGGATTCTACCAGCTCTGTGGGTGCCGAGGGCTTGTTCCTGCAAGACCTCGGCAGCCTGGCTCAGTTTTGGGAGTGCTGCTCATCCAGCTCTGGCGATGCCGACGGAGAGAGTGTCGGAGGAGATTCTCCAGTTAGGCTCTCCCCGACCTTAGACAGCACAGCGCTCCACCCGCATTTGCTTGCTGGCAATCAGGAGCTCTTTTCAGATATTAATGAAGGATCTGGTATAAACTCTTGTTTTTCAGTGTTTGAAGTGCAATGCAGTAATTctgttttaccattttcttttgaaacactCAACTTgggaaatgaaaatacagattctAGTGCTAACATGCTTGGGAAAACACAGTCTAGATTGCTAATATGGACCAAAAATAGTGCCTTTGAAGAAAACGAACACTGTTCTAATCTTTCAACAAGAACTTGTAGTCCCTGGTCCCATTCGGAAGAGACCCGTTCAGACAATGAGACCTTAAACATTCAGTTTGAAGAATCCACGCAGTTTAATGCAGAAGATATTAATTACGTAGTTCCTAGAGTCTCGTCCAATTATGTAGATGAAGAACTTCTAGACTTTTTGCAAGACGAGACTTGTCAGCAGAACAGTAGAACTTTAGGAGAAATCCCGACCttagttttccaaaaaaaatctaaactagaATCTGTCTGTGGTATTCAGCTAGAACAAAAGACAGAACACAAAGCCTTTGAAACTACGCAGGCGTGTCGTGAAAGCAGTCCTCTTGGAGATGGCTACAGCTCAGGGGTTATTAAAGACATTTGGACAAAGATGGCAGATAGAGATTCTGTAGCTATGGTAGAAATAGAAAGAATTGATGATGAGTTATTTCCAACAGATGTAAATAACTACTGCTGCTGTTTGGATGCTGAAGCTAAAGTGGAGCCCCTCCAGGAGCCTCATAAGGCCGTGCAGAGATCCGAGTACCATCTGTGGGAGGGACAGAAGGAGAACCTGGAGAAAAGAGCTTTTGTTTCTGGCGAGCTGTCCAAGGTGGATGGTGGGGATTATACTACGCCCTCTAAACCTTGGGATGTGGCCCAAGATAAGGAGAACTCATTCATTCTTGGAGGCGTTTACGGAGAGCTCAAAACCTTTAGTAGCGACGGGGAGTGGGCAGTGGTACCACCCAGTCACACAAAAGGAAGTTTGTTGCAGTGCGCAGCTTCCGATGTCGTGACCATAGCTGGTACAGATGTCTTTATGACCCCGGGGAACAGTTTTGCTCCAGGTCACAGGCAGTTATGGAAACCCTTCGTGTCATTCGAACAGAACGATCAGCCGAAGGGCGGGGAAAATGGGTTGAATAAGGggttttcttttatcttccatGAAGACTTACTAGGAGCTTGTGGTAACTTTCAAGTCGAAGACCCTGGACTTGAATATTCGTTTTCATCCTTTGACCTAAGCAATCCATTTTCACAAGTCCTTCACGTGGAGTGTTCGTTCGAACCCGAAGGGATTGCATCTTTCAGTCCTAGTTTTAAACCGAAATCAATCCTCTGCTCTGACTCAGACAGTGAAGTTTTCCACCCCAGGATATGTGGCGTTGACAGAACACAGTACAGGGCTATTCGCATCTCTCCTAGGACTCACTTTCGCCCAATTTCTGCATCTGAACTGTCCCCGGGGGGAGGAAGCGAGTCGGAatttgaatctgaaaaagacgAAGCAAATATTCCCATTCCTTCTCAAGTTGACGCCTTTGAAGATCCACAGGCAGACCTCAAACCACTGGAAGAAGATGCAGAGAAGGAAGGCCATTACTATGGAAAATCAGAGCTGGAGTCTGGAAAATTCCTTCCCAGGTTAAAAAAATCTGGAATGGAAAAGAGTGCTCAGACATCACTGGATTCCCAGGAGGAGTCAGCTGGGATTCTGCCAGTGGGAAAGCAGAGTCAGTGTTTGGAGTGTAGCATGAATGAATCTCTGGAGATCGACTTGGAAAGCTCAGAAGCAAATTGTAAAATGATGGCACAATGTGAGGAAGAACTTAATCATTTTTGCAGTTGCAAGGCAGGTTGTCAGTTCCCTGCTTACGAAGATAATCCGGTTTCTTCAGGACAGCTGGAAGAG
- the KIAA0232 gene encoding uncharacterized protein KIAA0232 homolog isoform X1, whose product MRPLGAAVDGSPSASSPSSYPGPVSVSEMSLLHALGPVQTWLGQELEKCGIDAMIYTRYVLSLLLHDSYDYDLQEQENDIFLGWEKGACKKWGKSKRKCSDLTLEEMKKQAAVQCLRSASDESSGIETLVEELCSRLKDLQSKQEEKIHKKFEGSPSPEAELSPAAKDQVEMYYEAFPPLSEKPVCLQEIMTVWNKSAVCSYSSSSSSSTAPPASTDTSSPKDCPSEGEATKERSSEIPSSVHEKTQSKGPNEKENRVRNGPGEDKPALYKKQIRQKPEGKLRPRSWSSGSSEAGSSSSGNQGEAKSSMKCVKVRHKTREIRNKKGRSGHSRLSLKHGDKADRSVHAGGGGSIKQLCKRGKRPLKELGRKEPGSAEARDLPAESRNDREYKEEPLWYTEPIAEYFVPLSRKSKLETTYRNRQDTSDLASEAVEELSESVHGLCISNNNIHKTYLAAGTFIDGHFVEMPAVINEDIDLTGTSFCSLPEDSGYLDDIHLSELTHFYEVDIDQSMLDPGASETMQGESRILNMIRQKSKEKADFEAECCIVLDGMELQGERAIWTDSTSSVGAEGLFLQDLGSLAQFWECCSSSSGDADGESVGGDSPVRLSPTLDSTALHPHLLAGNQELFSDINEGSGINSCFSVFEVQCSNSVLPFSFETLNLGNENTDSSANMLGKTQSRLLIWTKNSAFEENEHCSNLSTRTCSPWSHSEETRSDNETLNIQFEESTQFNAEDINYVVPRVSSNYVDEELLDFLQDETCQQNSRTLGEIPTLVFQKKSKLESVCGIQLEQKTEHKAFETTQACRESSPLGDGYSSGVIKDIWTKMADRDSVAMVEIERIDDELFPTDVNNYCCCLDAEAKVEPLQEPHKAVQRSEYHLWEGQKENLEKRAFVSGELSKVDGGDYTTPSKPWDVAQDKENSFILGGVYGELKTFSSDGEWAVVPPSHTKGSLLQCAASDVVTIAGTDVFMTPGNSFAPGHRQLWKPFVSFEQNDQPKGGENGLNKGFSFIFHEDLLGACGNFQVEDPGLEYSFSSFDLSNPFSQVLHVECSFEPEGIASFSPSFKPKSILCSDSDSEVFHPRICGVDRTQYRAIRISPRTHFRPISASELSPGGGSESEFESEKDEANIPIPSQVDAFEDPQADLKPLEEDAEKEGHYYGKSELESGKFLPRLKKSGMEKSAQTSLDSQEESAGILPVGKQSQCLECSMNESLEIDLESSEANCKMMAQCEEELNHFCSCKAGCQFPAYEDNPVSSGQLEEFPVLNTDVQGMNRSQEKQTWWEKALYSPLFPAAECEECYTNAKGENGLEECPDVKEMPSNEEHLLDFNRVSSVYEARCTEERNSGAEGSSFGRKTCSGGSPAPEAAGSGGGGEWPGPGGEALFCRTHL is encoded by the exons ATGCGCCCTCTCGGTGCCGCTGTGGACGGTTCGCCATCTGCAAGCTCCCCAAGCTCTTACCCAGGCCCTGTATCTGTGTCTGAAATGTCTCTGCTTCATGCTTTGGGTCCAGTGCAGACCTGGCTGGGACAAGAGCTAGAGAAGTGTGGCATCGATGCCATGATTTATACTCGCTACGTCCTCAGTCTCCTGCTGCATGACAGCTATGACTACGACCTGCAGGAACAG GAGAATGACATCTTCCTGGGCTGGGAAAAAGGAGCATGTAAGAAGTGGGGAAAGAGTAAGAGAAAGTGCTCAGATCTGActctagaagaaatgaaaaaacaggcTGCTGTGCAGTGTCTTCGATCTGCTTCTGATGAA AGCTCGGGTATTGAGACTTTGGTGGAGGAGCTTTGCTCCCGGCTGAAAGACCTCCAGAGCAAGCAAG AGGAGAAGATTCACAAAAAGTTCGAGGGGTCTCCCTCTCCAGAGGCAGAACTGTCCCCTGCAGCAAAGGATCAAGTGGAAAT GTACTATGAGGCGTTCCCGCCGCTTTCGGAGAAACCCGTCTGCCTGCAGGAGATCATGACCGTGTGGAACAAGTCTGCGGTCTGTTCCTACTCCAGCTCCTCCTCGTCGTCCACAGCCCCACCAGCCAGCACAGACACGTCCTCCCCCAAGGACTGCCCCAGCGAAGGCGAGGCCACCAAGGAGAGAAGCAGCGAAATCCCCAGCAGCGTGCACGAGAAGACCCAGAGCAAGGGGCCGAACGAGAAGGAGAACAGGGTGAGAAACGGCCCAGGCGAAGACAAGCCGGCTCTGTACAAAAAGCAGATCCGACAGAAGCCCGAAGGGAAGCTGCGCCCTCGCTCCTGGTCTTCCGGCTCTAGTGAGGCAGGCTCGAGTTCCAGCGGGAATCAGGGAGAGGCAAAATCGTCCATGAAGTGTGTGAAAGTAAGACACAAGACACGAGAAATCCGAAACAAAAAGGGACGGAGTGGGCACAGCAGGCTCTCCTTGAAGCATGGCGACAAGGCGGACAGAAGCGTGCACGCTGGTGGCGGCGGGTCCATCAAACAGCTGTGCAAGCGGGGCAAGCGCCCGCTGAaggagctggggaggaaggagcCCGGCAGCGCGGAAGCCAGGGACCTGCCCGCGGAGAGCAGGAACGACCGCGAGTATAAAGAGGAGCCGCTGTGGTACACGGAACCCATCGCCGAGTATTTCGTTCCTTTGAGCAGAAAAAGCAAACTGGAGACCACATACCGAAACAGACAAGACACGAGTGATCTGGCCTCAGAGGCAGTGGAAGAATTGTCGGAGTCAGTGCATGGTCTTTGCATCAGCAACAATAATATTCATAAAACATACCTCGCAGCAGGTACTTTCATTGATGGTCATTTTGTAGAAATGCCTGCAGTTATCAATGAGGACATTGACCTCACGGGGACCTCATTCTGTTCTCTTCCGGAGGACAGCGGATACCTGGATGATATTCATCTCTCGGAATTAACACACTTCTATGAAGTGGATATTGATCAATCCATGTTGGATCCTGGTGCCTCAGAAACAATGCAAGGAGAAAGTCGGATTTTGAACATGATTcgacaaaaaagcaaagagaaagcagATTTTGAGGCAGAATGTTGCATAGTGTTAGATGGAATGGAGTTGCAAGGGGAACGTGCAATATGGACGGATTCTACCAGCTCTGTGGGTGCCGAGGGCTTGTTCCTGCAAGACCTCGGCAGCCTGGCTCAGTTTTGGGAGTGCTGCTCATCCAGCTCTGGCGATGCCGACGGAGAGAGTGTCGGAGGAGATTCTCCAGTTAGGCTCTCCCCGACCTTAGACAGCACAGCGCTCCACCCGCATTTGCTTGCTGGCAATCAGGAGCTCTTTTCAGATATTAATGAAGGATCTGGTATAAACTCTTGTTTTTCAGTGTTTGAAGTGCAATGCAGTAATTctgttttaccattttcttttgaaacactCAACTTgggaaatgaaaatacagattctAGTGCTAACATGCTTGGGAAAACACAGTCTAGATTGCTAATATGGACCAAAAATAGTGCCTTTGAAGAAAACGAACACTGTTCTAATCTTTCAACAAGAACTTGTAGTCCCTGGTCCCATTCGGAAGAGACCCGTTCAGACAATGAGACCTTAAACATTCAGTTTGAAGAATCCACGCAGTTTAATGCAGAAGATATTAATTACGTAGTTCCTAGAGTCTCGTCCAATTATGTAGATGAAGAACTTCTAGACTTTTTGCAAGACGAGACTTGTCAGCAGAACAGTAGAACTTTAGGAGAAATCCCGACCttagttttccaaaaaaaatctaaactagaATCTGTCTGTGGTATTCAGCTAGAACAAAAGACAGAACACAAAGCCTTTGAAACTACGCAGGCGTGTCGTGAAAGCAGTCCTCTTGGAGATGGCTACAGCTCAGGGGTTATTAAAGACATTTGGACAAAGATGGCAGATAGAGATTCTGTAGCTATGGTAGAAATAGAAAGAATTGATGATGAGTTATTTCCAACAGATGTAAATAACTACTGCTGCTGTTTGGATGCTGAAGCTAAAGTGGAGCCCCTCCAGGAGCCTCATAAGGCCGTGCAGAGATCCGAGTACCATCTGTGGGAGGGACAGAAGGAGAACCTGGAGAAAAGAGCTTTTGTTTCTGGCGAGCTGTCCAAGGTGGATGGTGGGGATTATACTACGCCCTCTAAACCTTGGGATGTGGCCCAAGATAAGGAGAACTCATTCATTCTTGGAGGCGTTTACGGAGAGCTCAAAACCTTTAGTAGCGACGGGGAGTGGGCAGTGGTACCACCCAGTCACACAAAAGGAAGTTTGTTGCAGTGCGCAGCTTCCGATGTCGTGACCATAGCTGGTACAGATGTCTTTATGACCCCGGGGAACAGTTTTGCTCCAGGTCACAGGCAGTTATGGAAACCCTTCGTGTCATTCGAACAGAACGATCAGCCGAAGGGCGGGGAAAATGGGTTGAATAAGGggttttcttttatcttccatGAAGACTTACTAGGAGCTTGTGGTAACTTTCAAGTCGAAGACCCTGGACTTGAATATTCGTTTTCATCCTTTGACCTAAGCAATCCATTTTCACAAGTCCTTCACGTGGAGTGTTCGTTCGAACCCGAAGGGATTGCATCTTTCAGTCCTAGTTTTAAACCGAAATCAATCCTCTGCTCTGACTCAGACAGTGAAGTTTTCCACCCCAGGATATGTGGCGTTGACAGAACACAGTACAGGGCTATTCGCATCTCTCCTAGGACTCACTTTCGCCCAATTTCTGCATCTGAACTGTCCCCGGGGGGAGGAAGCGAGTCGGAatttgaatctgaaaaagacgAAGCAAATATTCCCATTCCTTCTCAAGTTGACGCCTTTGAAGATCCACAGGCAGACCTCAAACCACTGGAAGAAGATGCAGAGAAGGAAGGCCATTACTATGGAAAATCAGAGCTGGAGTCTGGAAAATTCCTTCCCAGGTTAAAAAAATCTGGAATGGAAAAGAGTGCTCAGACATCACTGGATTCCCAGGAGGAGTCAGCTGGGATTCTGCCAGTGGGAAAGCAGAGTCAGTGTTTGGAGTGTAGCATGAATGAATCTCTGGAGATCGACTTGGAAAGCTCAGAAGCAAATTGTAAAATGATGGCACAATGTGAGGAAGAACTTAATCATTTTTGCAGTTGCAAGGCAGGTTGTCAGTTCCCTGCTTACGAAGATAATCCGGTTTCTTCAGGACAGCTGGAAGAG